GGGCGCCACGAGCAGCCGCGAGAAGGTCGTGCGCGGGGCGTACCCCGACAGCTGGTTGAAGAGGCGGGTGACGTCCTCGCCGACCGTCTCGTCGCAGGTCAGCAGGCCCATGTCCTCGTAGATCCGGGCCGTCTTGGGGTTGTAGTTGCCCGTGCCGATGTGGCAGTAGCGGCGCAGCCCCTCGCGCTCCTGGCGGACGACGAGGCACAGCTTCGCGTGGGTCTTGAGGCCGACGATGCCGTAGACGACGTGGACGCCGGCCTGCTCGAGCTTGCGGGCCCACGTGATGTTGTTCTGCTCGTCGAAGCGCGCCTTGATCTCGACGAGGGCCACGACCTGCTTGCCCGCGTCGGCGGCGTCGATGAGGGCGTCGACGATGGGCGAGTCGCCGCTCGTCCGGTACAGCGTCTGCTTGATCGCGAGGACGTCGGGGTCCGCCGCCGCCTGCTGGATGAACTCCTGGACGCTCGTGGAGAAGGCGTCGTAGGGGTGGTGCAGGAGGATGTCGTGCTTGCGGATCGCCGTGAAGACGTCTCCGGGCGTGGAGGTCTCGCGCCCGTCGGTGAGCAGGTGGTGCGTCCGCGAGACGGCCTTGGGGTACTTCAGCGACGGCCGGTCGAGGTCGGCCACCGCGTTGAGGCAGCGCAGGTCGAGCGGCGCGGGCAGCTCGTAGACCTCGCTGCCGCGCACGCCGAGCTCGCGCACGAGGAGCTCGCGGACGGTCTCGTCGGTGTCGGTGGCGACCTCGAGCCGCACGGGCGGGCCGAACCGGCGGCGCAGCAGCTCCCGCTCGAGCGCCTGGAGGATGTTCTCGGCGTCGTCCTCCTCGACCTCGAGGTCCTCGTTGCGGGTGACGCGGAAGGCCGATGTCGCGACGACGGTCATGCCGGGGAAGAGCTGGTCGAGGTGCGCCGCCATGAGCTCCTCGAGCGGGAGGAAGCGCACGTCGCCGGGGGTGTCCCCGCCGGCGCCGGCCACGTCGTCGTCGTCGACCTGGACGAGGCGCGGCAGCAGCGGCGGCACCTTGACGCGGGCGAAGTGCTCCGTGCCCGTGGAGGGGTTGCGGACCACGACGGCGAGGTTGAGCGACAGCCCCGAGATGTAGGGGAAGGGGTGCGCCGGGTCCACCGCCAGCGGGGTGAGGACGGGGAAGACCTGGCGGTCGAAGAAGGTCGACAGGCGGGCGTGCTCGTCGGCGTCGAGGTCGTCCCACCGGACGAGGCGGATGCCCTCCTCCACCAGCCGCGGCCG
This genomic interval from Pseudokineococcus lusitanus contains the following:
- a CDS encoding RNA degradosome polyphosphate kinase; protein product: MTRVTTTASDATVPGEPSGPDDAAPAAAAAPPAPPLPAPEPAPGATAEGVPGDAPTATAAPAVPAAARPPQPGTAATTPAGLTGRAGTTDPEAAEHLGEAPPVPVPGAAAGDDEPLPDDRFLDRELSWLAFNDRVLQLAEDEDLPLLERARFLAIFASNLDEFFMVRVAGLKRRIATGLAVTAASGLQPREVLSRISRRAHELMERHAAVHAEVVRPRLVEEGIRLVRWDDLDADEHARLSTFFDRQVFPVLTPLAVDPAHPFPYISGLSLNLAVVVRNPSTGTEHFARVKVPPLLPRLVQVDDDDVAGAGGDTPGDVRFLPLEELMAAHLDQLFPGMTVVATSAFRVTRNEDLEVEEDDAENILQALERELLRRRFGPPVRLEVATDTDETVRELLVRELGVRGSEVYELPAPLDLRCLNAVADLDRPSLKYPKAVSRTHHLLTDGRETSTPGDVFTAIRKHDILLHHPYDAFSTSVQEFIQQAAADPDVLAIKQTLYRTSGDSPIVDALIDAADAGKQVVALVEIKARFDEQNNITWARKLEQAGVHVVYGIVGLKTHAKLCLVVRQEREGLRRYCHIGTGNYNPKTARIYEDMGLLTCDETVGEDVTRLFNQLSGYAPRTTFSRLLVAPRSLRAGLVERIEREVEHHRAGRPASVGVKMNSIVDETVIDALYRASRAGVPVTVVVRGICALRPGIPGLSETVRVRSVLGRFLEHSRIFAFAAGGTPEVWIGSADMMHRNLDRRVEALVKIDDGAEVAELLEYLDLQADDGTSSWHLGPDGAWTRHSRGEDGRPLLDVQQHLLERRHASAARS